A segment of the Patescibacteria group bacterium genome:
AACGATACAATGCTCTTTCGATATTTGTAGGCAATAATGTGCCAGTATTATCAGCATATCCTCCAATGATTCTAAGTGTTTCAATTTGTGCATCTAAATCAATTGCTCTATGTGACATCTGGCATACATCATCTGCAGCTGCACTTGTATTTTCCTCGATTCTTCGTTTAACTTCTCTAGTAAATTCAGCATAGGGTCTAGCTCTTGCCTTATCAGAAATTAAACGTACAAAATTATTTTTGAATCTATTTTGAAACTTTATTAAATTATGTGAAAATCTCCTAATAATTGCGTCAAATGATTGTCTTTGACCAACTTCAATTTCCTTAAATTTTGGAATTAAACTTAAATAAATACTACAAGCTCTTTGGATTGCTTTACTGCCTTGAAATAAGTCAGCATTCTCATCAACTATTAGCTGAATTGAACCATTTGCATTTTCTCTAAAAGCATTTTTTAAACCTTTCTGAGAAAAATTTTCTCGATTGTTTTTACTAAAAATATCAGGCAAAAGATCTAACTGACCGTGTCTTGCCACAATATTTCCTTTAAAATTTCGTAACTCATAAAAAATAATTCCTTCACTATTTTGATTCATATTTTTTTATAGCTGCTACCTCAATTTGGTCAATATAAACATACGGATCTGAATGTTTGTCAATCCATGCATTCGCGAATGAATGAAATTCATGTCCTGGAATATAACCAGCATGCCCAGAATAAAATATGAGAAATTTTTCTGGATATCTGCTCTTTATTTTTTTTAGCAAACCGATTCCCTCTTCTGATGGGGTTAGGATTTTACCCACTCCGATGTAATCCATAAATATGATGTCAGCATTTTTTATATCTTCTGAATCAAAATTAGTCACATCTTTTATTTGCTGAACATTCCATCCTGCACCTCTAATAATATTCAATCTCGTAGAAAAATCTTCATCATCAACAAATAATACCTTTGTTGAACGTTTGATTTCTTCAATTGATGGTATCTTTTTTTTAGTTAAAACTTTTTTTAACCAATTTCCAGTTTTGTCCATTCCTACACCAATAAATACTCCCGCCAGCTTTGTAGCTGCAATTTCCCACATGGTGATTTATATTATTCTATTCTTACTATGCTGCGGGACTAGGACTCGAACCTAGATACTCAGGACCAAAACCTGATGTCCTACCATTAGACGATCCCGCAATCTTGTCCCGCAAAGTCCTGCACCATAGGTGTAGGACGAAGTGGGATGTGTTCCAAAGATACTACAGTTTATGCCTTATTTCAATAGACAAACTGTGCTATTGTAATATTACGAAGAATCTAGCGTATATATCAATGGAATTCCTATATACCAACAAAAAGATCAACAGCCTTGCTGCAGCCTTCAAAGATGGTGACCAACGAGCTGCTGAGAAGCTTTTCAACTATTTCTACCCCGCTATCTTTAGATACATCCGCTCCCGCCTTACCGACAAGGAAGCAACAGCAGATGTAGCTCAAGATGTCTTTCTGAAACTGGCAAAATCGATTGTTCTCTATGACGCAGCTAAAGGAAATTTTAGTACATGGTTTTGGCAAATTGCCCGCAACACCTTTACCGATCATTTGAGATCATTGCAGCGAGATCATTCACAGAGTGAGACTCAGCTTGATATTGCTCTCGATAGTATGGAAGCAAGTTTGGACAATACCGAAAGTGTGAGAGAACGAATGACCGAAGTAAAAGAAATCATTCAAGAGTTTTCGGAAGAAGATCAAGAACTATTTAGACTTCGGTATATCGCCGAATTATCGTTTGAAGAAATTGCTGAGCTCACTGATAGGACCGAGAATGCACTGAGAGTTTCACTCCATCGAATCCGCGAAAAAATCAAAAAAGAATATGATAAAAAAGATTAACAACTACATACAGGATCGAAAGATCACCCGCCGCGCAAAGCGAGATTTAAACCCTTCGAAAGAGGCGATGAATCATGCGCGATTGGCGTTTATGGGCGAAGTTACCGAGCGCTTCCCTTTTGCTATGAAGTCTACACCTAAAGCGACACATCACTATGCCCGCTTTGCTATTGCTGGAGTTGTTGCAATTCTTCTCATAAACAGTGGAGCTGTGATGTATGCTGATACTACTAATGTAGATGCAGAACATCCGCTCTACTCATTTAAGCTTGTTGCTGAGAAAGTGCAGGTTCTTGCTTCATCTGAAGAAAAACGTGCAGAGCTTGAATTGAAATTTGCTGAGCGACGAATGGTTGAAATTGAAGTTGAAGAACAATATACCGAAATGCCACAAGAGGCACGAGAGAAAAAGAAGATAATGCTTCAGGCACAGCTTGAAAAGCATATGGTAAATGCCGAGCGATTTATTGCTATGAAGCAAGCAAAGCGAGGTAATGTTGGAATTGCAGCTACTTCTACTATTTCAGTTACTGCTACATCTACCCATTCGACTTCCTCGACTGCGCTCGCAACAAGCACCTCAGGGCAAGCTGCAACTTCTACTTTAAAGTCAGAGATTAAAACTCTTATTAAAGAAATAAAAGAAACTTCTAAAGAACAAAAAGAAGATATTAAAGAAAAGCGAGAAGCAGCTAAAGATGCTTTGAAAGCAAGTACGTCTACATCAATTACTGCTGAAGTAAAAACATCTGAGTGTAAAAAGTTTGAAGATGTGGAAAAGCAAATTAATAAGCTTTCTACTCGAAAAAGCCTTCAGATCAATACAAAACTCGACAATATTATCAAATACTGTCAAGACTAATACTCCCTGAGTCTGCTACGTATATATAAGCAGAGATCACATGGTCTCTTCACATCAGTCACGATTATCTTTAACTTATATACGTATGAAAAATTCAGCTAAAATTGGTTCAGTACTCGCGCTTACCGTTGTTCTTCTTACAGGAAGTTCAGCATATGCACACACAGGAACTACAACTCCAAAAACAGGGACTGCGAAGTTCTTCTCAAAGTTACATATCAACGGTCTTGGTAAAACAAACATCGTTGGATCGGTAACTGCCGTATCTGCAACTGGATTTACTGTAGCTTCACAAGGAGGCTCATGGACTATTAAGACTGATTCTAATACTCACTTCACTGTAAAGAATGGAGCAAACCAAGTGAAAGTTGGTGATACCGTGATGGTATATGGAACTGTTTCAACAACAGAGACTATGACTATCGTTGCTTCAAAAATTGAAAACAAGACACTCAAGACAACGATGAAACTCGAAAAGAAAGCTGCCCACGAAAACAAAAAAGAAATTAAGCAGAGTCTTAAAGAATTGAAAAAGCATATGTTATCACTATTTAGCTTCGGTACGGTGCAAAGTGTCGGAACTAATTCCCTCACCCTCAAGTCTCAGAATGGTGCAACATATGATATAAAAACTTCATCAACAACAGAGACATATAAAAAAGATTGGACTGCAACTTCAACCTCAGCAATCAAAGCAAATCATCAGATTCACGTGTACGGAACAAAGACAGGAACGACAACAATCGATGCGTCTATCATTCACGACTTATCTCTCTAAGTATCTCTCATACGTAAAATACAAAAAGCCCTGAGTTAAATCAGGGCTTTTTGTATGGCTTATATATAAGATGTTATGCCGTGCTTAGTGAAATGAGAGCAAGTTCAAATGGCAATTCACTTATTGGAGAGAACCGAGCAAGATCCTGAGCTTTCAAAAATTCTAATACTGCTTTTGAGGTAATGCCTGTATCTTTCTTTGCAGCGAGGACTTTCATCCAACTAAAATCTTCTCCTGAAAATTCATCTTCTATCATTTTGTCCATGTCTGGACTGTACTTGAGCAATAAAATAGATCGGAGTTTGTGGAGCACAAGCTTTGAGAAAATAGCCATGTCTACATTTTGATCCACTGCAGATCTCAAAGCTTTCAATCCAGATGAAGCATCTTTTGTATCTATAGCTGCTACCACATCATTAATAAGTGAAGTACGTGGAGCGCCTGTTACCAGTTCTACTTCTTCTCGAGATATTTCCTTATCTTTAGATGAGCTAATCACCTTCTGCAATATGCCGTGAGTATCTCGGAATGATCCATCTCCCAAGAGCGCTACGAGCTCCGCAGATGCCGTATCAAGAGTGTATCCTTCTTTTGTGGCAACCTTAAGCACCACATCTTTCAAAATCTTTTGTGAAGGCTTTTTAAAAGCAAACGTCTGACATCGTGAGACAACAGTTTCTGGAAGTTTGTCGGTCTCTGTCGTTGCCAAAATAAACACAGCGTGTGCAGGAGGTTCTTCAAGGGTTTTTAGAAGCGCATTGAATGCTTCTTTGGTAAGCATGTGTACCTCGTCGATAATATAGACTTTGTATTTTGATTCAAAGGGCAGTGTATTTACTCCATCGCGAATCTCTCGGATATCATCAATACCTCGATTTGAGGCAGCATCTATTTCATATAAATCATTGGTACTTGTGCCAATCTCTCGGGCAAAAATTCGAGCAATAGATGTCTTTCCGGTACCTCGAGTCCCTGAAAATAAATATGCGTGGGAAATATTTCCCTGTTCAATTGATCCTTCTAAAACTTTAACAATATGATCCTGTCCTACAACATCCTTGAAGGTATGTGGTCGATATTTTCTATAAAGTGCAACATGTTCTTCTGTCATGAAGAGTAGTATATCAAATATTTAAAATATAAAGGACCCCGCTGCACTCCAGTGCAAACGGGGCCCCGCGCCACAGCTCAATGCTGCAACAATGGTCCAGCTCTGAGTATACATCGCCCATGCTACTGCAGACGACTGGTTCCGCTCACTAGTATAAATGATAGTAGTTTTTATGCAAAGGAAAAGCCGGAGAGGGGTTGTGCGCGTCGCGCTCTCTCCGGCCCAGATAACCGGCAGTTATGCCGTTATCCTGCTCAGAACCTCTGAGGTACAGGTCAGGGTTGCCGTAGCACCCGAATTTGATATGGGACAATGTCCCGGATCACCCCCTTTCAGGAGCGTCGGCGTTTCTTGGTCTCGAAGAACAGGTTGGGGCTGATGAATGCTCGGCACATAGGCGAACTCTCCCTTCGGTATGGCTGGATTCCTCCAGCGGACACGGTTGATCACTACTGAAACCCACTATATCAGAAACGTTGTTGAGTTTCCAGTCTGTATAAAAATAGATCAGGCGGCCTTTGCGGGGCCGCCTGTCTGGTATGTGTGGGTATCGATTGATACCTCGCACACACCGAATGAATTCTAGAACTGTGAGTGAGTCAAACCGTGACTCGCGGGATCAGCAAACGTTGCTGATCATCGGACTCGGCTGCGGGTCACACGTCGGTCTGGCCGCCGGCGCCCTTCTCGTTCTCGACGACGGCCGTGGTGCCGCTGTCGGAGTCGTTGGCGCCGACGCCGCGGTCGGCCGGGTCGAGCTGGTCGCGCGGCTGGCCCTGCTGGCTCTGGTCGTTGCCGCCGTCGGCGCCGCCCTGCTGCTGGCCGTGCGCGCCGGTGCCGTCGCCCTCGGTGACGTTGTTCGACATGCTGCCGCCGGGGCCGCCGCCGCTGGCCGGGTCGTCCTGCGTGTAGTTCATCGAGGACTGGACCGGACCGCTGAGGATCGAAAAGATGCTGCTGCGCTTGCCCAACATGGGAATCCTTCCCCAGAGGTTGAACCTCTGGTCTCACGCACGCCTAGCCTACCTAGTTTGCAGTTCCGGAAACGCCCGGATCCACAGGTATGCTCTGCGTACTCTTGCCTGTTGGATAAACTACCACATATGTTTACTCTGTCAAGCGCAACGTTATTTTGAAATATTTGTAAGAAAATCACCTACTATTTGCTCTACTTCATGCTCATTATTTGTTTCCATCAATTTTGCTCGCAATTCTGCTGCTCCATCAAAATTATTTACATATGCTTTGTAGTGTTTCTTCATCACCGCAAAACTTTTTATATCTCCCAAAAGTTCCATAAATAACTTTGTATGTTCTACCATTGCAGTTAATCTGTCATGTATCGAAACGTGTGCTATATCTATGTCTTTATTAAATCTCCATGGATTACCAAAAATCGCTCGTCCAAGCATTGCGCCGTCAGCTCCCGTCTCTTCACACTTCTGTCGTGCATCATTCAAATCTTTCACATCACCGTTGCCCAGAATAAGCGTTTTCTCGGGTAAATCTTTTTGTAGTTCATCACGAATTTCTACGGCACGCTTCACATGCTCCCATCGAGCAGGAACCAACGACATTTCTTTTCGAGTACGTGCATGGATAGTGACCGCAGCAGGATTCTCTTTTAAAATTTCAGGTAACCAGGTTTCTAGTTCGTTTTTGTTGTACCCAATTCTAGTTTTTACTGATACAGGAATTCCTCCAGTATGTGTTTGAGCTCCCTCTTGTGCAGCACGAATCACTTCACGAGCAAGTGCTGGATTTCTAATCATTGCTGCTCCTGCTCCCTGCTTTTCTATGGATCTATCAGGGCAACCCATATTAATATCAATACCATCAAAACCTAGCTCTCGCACAAGCGCTGCTGCTTGCTTCATATATTCTGGGTGTGAGGAAAAAAGCTGAGCGATGATTGGTCGTTCTGCTTCGGTATACAATAAGTCTCGCATTAGCTTTTTCTTGCCCACCTCTGTGGCTCGAATTAGCCCGTCAGCAGATACAAACTCTGTCCAGGTCACATCAGGCTTGCCATATTTTGCAAACATTCTGCGAAATGCAGGATCGGTTACATCGGCCATAGGAGCCAATACAAACATCGGTTTCTTTAGTTTTGCCCAAAAGCCTTGATTCCCTGGATTCATAGGTCACCAACAATACCACGAATAAGGACTTCTGTCTCCTCCCAGCTCACACATGCATCAGTAACAGAAACTCCATATATAAGATTAGGTCCAACCTCTTGTTTGCCTTCTTTTAAATTACTTTCAAGCATAATTCCTTTGATTGCAGTAGATCCCTTTACTCGTTGTTCGACGACATCGGTAAGCACGCCTGCCTGCTTTTTATAATCTTTCTGAGAATTGCCGTGTGAACAATCTACAATAATAGATTCTGGCAAATTATTTTTCTTTAAAAGTTCTATTGTTTCTTTAATAAACTCAGGCGCATAATTTGGTCCTCTCTTTCCTCCACGCAAGATGACGTGTGCATGTGGATTACCTTCTGACTCTATTTTTGAAACTACGCCCTCTACATTTATTCCCCAAAAGTGATGTGGGTGTGTGGCAGTGACCACGCCCTCAACAGCTGCTTGAATAGAACCATCAGTGCTGTTTTTAATTCCTACGGGAAATGAAAGTGCACTTGCAAGCTCTCGATGAGGCTGTGATTCTGCAGTTCGTGCACCAATTGCTCCATAGCTTAAAAGATCATCAAAATAATGAGTGGTAAATGGATCGAGCACTTCAAAAGCTACAGGCACACTCATTGCAGAAATTCCAATTAACACTTCACGAGCTTTTCGCACTCCTGCTTCAAAATCAAATGTATCATCCATACCAGGATCATACACAAGTCCTTTCCATCCCATAGTACTGCGAGGCTTTGCAAAATAGGTACGCATCACGAGCAATACTTTGTCTGAGACTTCCAGCTGAAGTGCTGCCAATTTTTCTGCGTATTCAAATGCAGCTTGAGAATCATGAATAGAACATGGTCCGGTAATCACAATAAACCGTTTACTCTTTTCTGAAAGGATTTCTGAAAGTGCAGTTCGTCCTGAGGAAACTACATTTGTAATATATGGCGCTAACGGCAATTCTTTTTTTAATGCTTGAGGTGTGATGACCGGTGTAATATTCATATCTATATTTTAACCTTATTTAGGAAATAAAAAAGCCTCACGCGCGCACGTAGCGCACGGGAGACTGGAATCAGGCAAATTGACCGACATTGCCCCAGCGTTGCGCGGGAGCAGGACGATCAGTACCAGCGACTACTGCAGGTTTGTCAGAACCAGGAAGCTTGTATGTGGCGTTGCACATGGGACACTTCACCACATCCTTGGCATCCGGTTGGACTTCGACATCTTTCTTGCAGTTAATGCATGTGGTCGTCATCTTCTTACCTCCATTGTATGAACAGTAATTGTTTCCCTCCCAGCGAGTGCGTGGGTAAAACAAAAACGAGCCCTATCGAGAGCTCGTTTTTGTTACTTGATTGATCTACTTAACCTTCACGTAGCAAAGACGAACTTTCGATAACCGAATCCAGAGAAAGAAGTTAAAGTGATTGTTGATGAAATTCTTTATATTCATACAATTAGTATATACCCTTGGTACTTCACGTCAACTTCATCTATTGAGGTCCTGTTGATAAAGTTCAATTGCGGCCCCAGGTCTCATTCCCCCGCGAATCATTCTCTCCGCAATGAGCTGCTCAACTTTATCTTGAATTGCACGATTCATGGGACGAGCACCAAATTTTGGATCTACTCCATAGCTCATGACATATTTTACTAAGTCATCTGTAACAACCAAATTGATTCCTCGCTCAGCCAATCGCTTTTTTAATTTTTCTAATTGCAGTCGAGCAATCTTTTCTAAGTGTTCATTCTGAAGAGGATGAAATACTATGACACCATCGAAACGGTTGATAAGCTCAGGCTTCATAATACTTGCTTTAATAATAGAATCGATAATGATATCTTTTGCATGATTCAAATCATCTCCATGTTTTACGGCTTCCCAAATAAGGTCACTGCCTGCATTTGAAGTTGCAATAATAAGCAAATTTCGAGCGTTAATCTTTTTACCAGACATGTCAGAAAACATACCTTCATCGAGAATTTGCAAGAACAAGTTCATCACATCGGGAGTTGTCTTTTCAAACTCATCAAGCAAGAGCACGCCATAAGGGTGTTCTCGTAACATAGTTGAAAGTACTCCTGCTTTTCCAGAATCAAATGAGCCAATAAGCTTTGAAAGCGATTCACTAGATGTGTATTCAGACATATCTAGTCGCTCAATTTTTGCTTCAGCTCCGAAGAACACTTCTGCGAGGGCCTTGGTGGTTTCTGTTTTTCCTACTCCCGTTGGTCCCAAGAATAAGAATGATGCAAGTGGTCGATTGGGATTATTAATTCCTGATCGAGCTCTGCGAACTGCATTTGCGATTGCATCAACAGCAATATCCTGACCAATAATTCTGTGATGTAAAATTCCTTCAAGATTTAATAACTTCTCTCGTTCTTCGGGTGTTACATCTCCTACTGGAATTCCTGTTTTCACTTTTACCAATGCGAGCACATCTTCCCGAGTTACCATGCCATCAGTTCGTCCAGCAATTTGCGGAGCAAGTTCTACCAAAAGATCTACAGCTCGATCAGGCAAAATAGCATCTGGGAAATATCGCTCTGCTGATTCTGCAATGGCTACAAGTGATAGAAACGTAAAGAAAACTCCAAACTGAGCTTCTAATGGAATAATTTCATTTTCTAAAACCCGGATAGTATTAAGTGAATCAATTTGCTCGATAAGGATTTTATCAAAGCGCTGACCAAGTGCTGCATTGCGTTCGATGATTGAATGATATCGTTCGGTATCAACAAGACCAATCATATGAATTGTTGAAGATGTGAAATAACGATCAAGCACCGCTACAATGTCTGCGCCAAGGGCTTCTCCTGATGCCATAAATGAAGCAAAATCTGGGATAACTAAAATGACATTGCCCGCATACTGAGCTTCATTCATAAGCTCCATCAGCTTTGTTTCAAATTCACTCTTTGAATGTGCTGCTGCTCCCAAAAGTTCAGCATCAAACACAATAATTCTCTTATGAGTTAGCTCTGGAAATGCCAAGCCTTCTTCCATCATGTACTTTAATCTCGCAATAATTTCGAGCTGTCCTTCTCGATCGTTTCCTACAAGAAAAGCATTGGCTCCCTTACCCTTAATCAAAATTGACTCAAGCTCTTCTAATTCTTTTGATCCGTAGGTCTCATGAATTTCATAGTTTGTAATATCTATAACGGGAAGCTCCATTGCATACTCATCTAAATAGAATGTTTGACCATATGACCAATTTTTTCCAATACCAGGAATTCTTCCTAAAATATTTCGACTCCACCATCGCTTCTTTTTCTTAGCTTCGACTTCTCGCTCAACTACCCATTGTGAAATAGCAGAAAAATCTTTCTGTTGAATGCTTTTTGTAAATAGAAAATCTGCAAACTCTTTATCGAATGCATAAATTGCCTGAGTATAATCAACAACGCCCACATGATCCTGATTTGGAATTGAAAATGTTGAGCCATCAGGAATATTTTTGCGTGAAATTACAAACTCTTGAACTTCTTCAGAGCTAATTCCCGCTCGCCGCATAATGAGCTGGCCTTCAACGGTTCGCAAAAAGCTTTCGGTAATATCTTCCTGTGTTGAATAGAACAAAATATTTGCGAGCTCAAATGGCATTACCGGCATTGGCCGCTTTTCGTTCTTATCTGGAACCGCTTTAAAATAAAATGAGTAATAAAAAGCTTGGAGACTAATTATTACCATCCAAAATGGCAAAGCTACAAAAAACAAACCATAAATTACATTGAGCAATCCAGAATATTCAGGAGAAATACCAGCAAGTGAGTATACACTTAATAAAGCAATAAAAAGGGCTCCGGTAACAATCCATGCAATTCTTCTTACACGATCTT
Coding sequences within it:
- a CDS encoding DUF5666 domain-containing protein; translated protein: MKNSAKIGSVLALTVVLLTGSSAYAHTGTTTPKTGTAKFFSKLHINGLGKTNIVGSVTAVSATGFTVASQGGSWTIKTDSNTHFTVKNGANQVKVGDTVMVYGTVSTTETMTIVASKIENKTLKTTMKLEKKAAHENKKEIKQSLKELKKHMLSLFSFGTVQSVGTNSLTLKSQNGATYDIKTSSTTETYKKDWTATSTSAIKANHQIHVYGTKTGTTTIDASIIHDLSL
- a CDS encoding tRNA-dihydrouridine synthase; this encodes MNPGNQGFWAKLKKPMFVLAPMADVTDPAFRRMFAKYGKPDVTWTEFVSADGLIRATEVGKKKLMRDLLYTEAERPIIAQLFSSHPEYMKQAAALVRELGFDGIDINMGCPDRSIEKQGAGAAMIRNPALAREVIRAAQEGAQTHTGGIPVSVKTRIGYNKNELETWLPEILKENPAAVTIHARTRKEMSLVPARWEHVKRAVEIRDELQKDLPEKTLILGNGDVKDLNDARQKCEETGADGAMLGRAIFGNPWRFNKDIDIAHVSIHDRLTAMVEHTKLFMELLGDIKSFAVMKKHYKAYVNNFDGAAELRAKLMETNNEHEVEQIVGDFLTNISK
- a CDS encoding 3-deoxy-7-phosphoheptulonate synthase — protein: MNITPVITPQALKKELPLAPYITNVVSSGRTALSEILSEKSKRFIVITGPCSIHDSQAAFEYAEKLAALQLEVSDKVLLVMRTYFAKPRSTMGWKGLVYDPGMDDTFDFEAGVRKAREVLIGISAMSVPVAFEVLDPFTTHYFDDLLSYGAIGARTAESQPHRELASALSFPVGIKNSTDGSIQAAVEGVVTATHPHHFWGINVEGVVSKIESEGNPHAHVILRGGKRGPNYAPEFIKETIELLKKNNLPESIIVDCSHGNSQKDYKKQAGVLTDVVEQRVKGSTAIKGIMLESNLKEGKQEVGPNLIYGVSVTDACVSWEETEVLIRGIVGDL
- a CDS encoding ATP-binding protein is translated as MNQNSEGIIFYELRNFKGNIVARHGQLDLLPDIFSKNNRENFSQKGLKNAFRENANGSIQLIVDENADLFQGSKAIQRACSIYLSLIPKFKEIEVGQRQSFDAIIRRFSHNLIKFQNRFKNNFVRLISDKARARPYAEFTREVKRRIEENTSAAADDVCQMSHRAIDLDAQIETLRIIGGYADNTGTLLPTNIERALYRLTNPFIDELKKKNVDIRINLQNSDRNKINIVHSLFNAAIWQILDNACKYVLNDTTIDISGDLALKQKKISISMDSVSIEKDEEEIIFLENRQGRNIKNGIKSEISKNGSGIGLYIVRKALSYMKAKISVVNTGFIKNDSGYPYSHHVFEVEFLG
- a CDS encoding AAA family ATPase is translated as MTFKELTSIAIKEYYPALFLEQVIPHRLQDRVRRIAWIVTGALFIALLSVYSLAGISPEYSGLLNVIYGLFFVALPFWMVIISLQAFYYSFYFKAVPDKNEKRPMPVMPFELANILFYSTQEDITESFLRTVEGQLIMRRAGISSEEVQEFVISRKNIPDGSTFSIPNQDHVGVVDYTQAIYAFDKEFADFLFTKSIQQKDFSAISQWVVEREVEAKKKKRWWSRNILGRIPGIGKNWSYGQTFYLDEYAMELPVIDITNYEIHETYGSKELEELESILIKGKGANAFLVGNDREGQLEIIARLKYMMEEGLAFPELTHKRIIVFDAELLGAAAHSKSEFETKLMELMNEAQYAGNVILVIPDFASFMASGEALGADIVAVLDRYFTSSTIHMIGLVDTERYHSIIERNAALGQRFDKILIEQIDSLNTIRVLENEIIPLEAQFGVFFTFLSLVAIAESAERYFPDAILPDRAVDLLVELAPQIAGRTDGMVTREDVLALVKVKTGIPVGDVTPEEREKLLNLEGILHHRIIGQDIAVDAIANAVRRARSGINNPNRPLASFLFLGPTGVGKTETTKALAEVFFGAEAKIERLDMSEYTSSESLSKLIGSFDSGKAGVLSTMLREHPYGVLLLDEFEKTTPDVMNLFLQILDEGMFSDMSGKKINARNLLIIATSNAGSDLIWEAVKHGDDLNHAKDIIIDSIIKASIMKPELINRFDGVIVFHPLQNEHLEKIARLQLEKLKKRLAERGINLVVTDDLVKYVMSYGVDPKFGARPMNRAIQDKVEQLIAERMIRGGMRPGAAIELYQQDLNR
- the dnaX gene encoding DNA polymerase III subunit gamma/tau, giving the protein MTEEHVALYRKYRPHTFKDVVGQDHIVKVLEGSIEQGNISHAYLFSGTRGTGKTSIARIFAREIGTSTNDLYEIDAASNRGIDDIREIRDGVNTLPFESKYKVYIIDEVHMLTKEAFNALLKTLEEPPAHAVFILATTETDKLPETVVSRCQTFAFKKPSQKILKDVVLKVATKEGYTLDTASAELVALLGDGSFRDTHGILQKVISSSKDKEISREEVELVTGAPRTSLINDVVAAIDTKDASSGLKALRSAVDQNVDMAIFSKLVLHKLRSILLLKYSPDMDKMIEDEFSGEDFSWMKVLAAKKDTGITSKAVLEFLKAQDLARFSPISELPFELALISLSTA
- a CDS encoding sigma-70 family RNA polymerase sigma factor is translated as MEFLYTNKKINSLAAAFKDGDQRAAEKLFNYFYPAIFRYIRSRLTDKEATADVAQDVFLKLAKSIVLYDAAKGNFSTWFWQIARNTFTDHLRSLQRDHSQSETQLDIALDSMEASLDNTESVRERMTEVKEIIQEFSEEDQELFRLRYIAELSFEEIAELTDRTENALRVSLHRIREKIKKEYDKKD